The following proteins come from a genomic window of Streptomyces sp. NBC_00539:
- a CDS encoding MFS transporter has translation MSRDTRNASPRSGAASAGPPSRRGSRIKLAVLLAGELMAVLDASVVDTALPTIQADIGASAAGLQWIHAAYALVLGVGLITGGRLGDLYGRKRTFLLGVLAFTAASLLCALATGPASLIASRAVQGAGAAVMIPQVLASLHVTFSGSARARAFGLYGTVISVGSVLGPVLGGVLTQADVFGSSWRSIFLINVPLGIATFLLGRRYVDESRDRRGRHPDPLRTALSALGLLLVAYPLSTGGAHGWPWWAFTAMATGAAVLVGLVVRQRAESREGGSPLVVPALFSGRPFSGGIAAQFVFGVLSGLFFMCWTLFMQQGLGMSPSRAAIGFLLLSLAEIAGAWLAMAVIARRQRHVPQCGALIAALALVAFRLLATTYGTGLSMTAMALPVLALGLGLGMIGAPLTDLTMGSVEDADAGSASGLFNTAIHLGIALGVVCTGVVFFSHDQSATARGTDVVDAFSSTLPYVIGGFPAMWALMLLLPRPVSARAQRG, from the coding sequence GTGTCACGTGACACCCGTAACGCTTCCCCCCGCTCGGGCGCCGCCTCCGCCGGACCGCCTTCGCGGCGCGGCAGCCGGATCAAGCTGGCCGTGTTGCTGGCCGGCGAACTGATGGCGGTGCTGGACGCGTCAGTGGTCGACACTGCCCTGCCCACCATCCAAGCGGACATCGGTGCCTCGGCAGCCGGCCTCCAGTGGATCCATGCCGCCTACGCGCTCGTCCTCGGTGTCGGGCTGATCACCGGTGGCCGCCTCGGTGATCTCTACGGCCGCAAACGGACGTTTCTGCTGGGCGTCTTGGCCTTCACCGCGGCCTCCCTCCTGTGCGCCCTGGCCACCGGTCCGGCCTCTCTGATCGCGTCACGCGCCGTGCAGGGCGCCGGCGCGGCGGTGATGATCCCCCAGGTCCTGGCGTCGTTGCACGTCACTTTTTCCGGCAGCGCACGCGCCAGGGCGTTCGGCTTGTACGGGACCGTCATCTCCGTCGGCAGCGTCCTGGGGCCCGTTCTGGGCGGCGTCCTCACCCAGGCCGACGTCTTCGGCTCGAGCTGGCGCTCCATCTTCCTGATCAACGTCCCGCTCGGCATCGCCACGTTCCTGCTCGGCCGCAGGTACGTCGACGAGTCCCGCGACCGGCGGGGCCGGCACCCGGACCCGCTGCGCACGGCGCTCTCCGCGCTCGGCTTGTTGCTGGTCGCCTATCCCCTCAGCACGGGAGGTGCCCACGGTTGGCCGTGGTGGGCGTTCACGGCCATGGCCACGGGTGCAGCCGTGCTGGTGGGCCTGGTCGTCCGGCAGCGGGCCGAGAGCCGTGAGGGCGGCTCTCCGCTGGTGGTGCCGGCCCTCTTCTCGGGTCGGCCGTTCTCCGGAGGGATCGCCGCCCAGTTTGTCTTCGGCGTGTTGTCCGGCCTGTTCTTCATGTGCTGGACACTCTTCATGCAACAGGGCCTGGGCATGAGCCCGTCGCGGGCGGCGATCGGCTTCCTCCTTCTCTCCCTCGCCGAGATCGCAGGGGCCTGGCTGGCCATGGCCGTCATCGCCCGTCGGCAGCGTCACGTCCCCCAGTGTGGCGCGCTGATCGCCGCACTGGCGCTGGTCGCCTTCCGCCTGCTGGCCACCACTTACGGCACCGGCCTGTCGATGACCGCCATGGCCCTGCCCGTCCTGGCACTGGGTCTCGGTCTGGGCATGATCGGCGCTCCCCTCACCGACCTGACCATGGGCTCTGTGGAGGACGCGGACGCCGGATCGGCCTCCGGGCTGTTCAACACCGCCATCCACCTCGGCATCGCCCTCGGAGTCGTCTGCACCGGCGTGGTCTTCTTCTCCCACGACCAGAGCGCGACCGCCCGCGGCACCGACGTCGTCGACGCCTTCAGCTCCACACTCCCGTACGTGATCGGCGGCTTCCCGGCCATGTGGGCCCTGATGTTGCTCCTTCCCCGCCCTGTCTCCGCTCGCGCCCAGCGGGGCTGA
- a CDS encoding IS5 family transposase (programmed frameshift): MSVRLVITDAMWDRIEPLMPADPVRGRRWADHRRTLEAIAWKYRTNSPWRDLPGELGPFQTAHKRLIRWAVDGTWEMILVAVLAAADADDDIDWTVSVDSTVVRAHQHAAGARKGGAARSGEPADHALGRSRGGLSTKVHLAADGGARPLAFTITAGQAGDAPAFKTVMSRIRVPRTGPGRPRTRPLAVLADRAYSSRAIRSHLRRRGIRAVIPQPSDQIGHRLRRGRQGGRPPGFDREVYKQRNTVERCINRLKQWRGLATRTDKLAIAYQAALHLAGILIWTRR; the protein is encoded by the exons ATGTCTGTCCGATTAGTGATCACTGATGCGATGTGGGACCGGATCGAGCCGCTGATGCCGGCCGATCCAGTCCGTGGCCGGCGGTGGGCCGACCACCGCCGAACACTCGAGGCCATCGCGTGGAAGTACCGCACCAACTCGCCCTGGCGGGATCTCCCCGGCGAGCTCGGCCCGTTCCAGACAGCCCACAAACGGCTGATCAGGTGGGCCGTCGACGGCACTTGGGAGATGATCCTCGTCGCCGTCCTGGCGGCGGCGGACGCCGACGACGACATCGACTGGACGGTGTCGGTGGACTCCACGGTCGTCCGCGCCCACCAGCACGCCGCCGGGGCACGTAAAGG GGGGGCGGCTCGCTCCGGTGAGCCCGCCGATCACGCTCTCGGACGCTCCCGTGGCGGGCTGAGCACGAAGGTCCACCTGGCCGCGGACGGTGGGGCACGGCCTCTGGCTTTCACCATCACCGCAGGTCAGGCTGGTGACGCACCCGCCTTCAAGACCGTGATGTCCCGCATCCGCGTGCCCCGCACCGGCCCTGGAAGGCCACGAACCCGGCCTCTCGCTGTGCTGGCCGACCGGGCGTACTCCTCCCGCGCCATCCGCAGTCACCTCCGGCGCCGGGGAATCCGGGCGGTGATCCCGCAACCTTCCGACCAGATCGGCCACCGCCTGCGGCGGGGCCGACAAGGCGGCCGCCCACCGGGCTTCGACCGTGAGGTCTACAAGCAGCGGAACACCGTCGAGCGGTGCATCAACCGGCTCAAGCAGTGGCGCGGCCTGGCCACACGAACCGACAAACTCGCCATCGCCTACCAGGCCGCACTCCACCTCGCCGGCATCCTCATCTGGACCCGACGCTGA
- a CDS encoding lysophospholipid acyltransferase family protein, whose translation MLSRIAHVLVPVFGRLSVTTDPGADLAPGSIIAANHTSLADPAIVIAALHRLGVEPVIMATAGLWHVPLLGRSLDREGHVPIHRGERRASASLDLAARALEQGRHLLIYAEGGLPRRKDAAEAAPGDFRTGLVRLAERTGAPVVPVGQAGARRVTSGSTVKQIAGLATAPLRRPGLHVHVGAPIALTGDRTVRTALARTAVTDAWRTAASQLAEPAALAA comes from the coding sequence ATGCTCAGCCGCATCGCCCACGTCCTGGTGCCCGTCTTCGGCCGTCTGTCGGTGACCACCGACCCGGGCGCCGATCTGGCGCCGGGCAGCATCATCGCCGCCAACCACACCTCGCTCGCCGACCCCGCCATCGTGATCGCCGCCCTGCACCGCCTCGGCGTCGAACCGGTCATCATGGCCACCGCCGGCCTCTGGCACGTTCCCCTCCTCGGCCGGTCCCTCGACCGCGAGGGCCACGTCCCCATACACCGCGGTGAGCGACGGGCCTCGGCCTCGCTCGACCTGGCCGCCCGGGCCCTGGAGCAGGGCAGGCACCTCCTCATCTACGCGGAGGGCGGCCTGCCCCGTCGCAAGGACGCCGCGGAAGCGGCCCCGGGCGACTTCCGCACCGGCCTGGTCCGCCTCGCCGAGCGCACTGGCGCCCCTGTCGTGCCCGTCGGCCAGGCCGGCGCCCGCCGCGTCACCTCAGGCAGCACGGTCAAACAGATTGCGGGCCTGGCGACAGCGCCGCTGCGCCGACCCGGGCTGCACGTCCACGTCGGCGCCCCGATCGCTCTGACCGGCGACCGCACCGTGCGTACGGCGCTGGCCCGCACCGCCGTGACCGACGCGTGGCGGACGGCGGCCTCGCAGCTCGCCGAACCCGCCGCACTCGCCGCATGA
- a CDS encoding CU044_2847 family protein — protein sequence MTHLARISLADGGSLLVEAPASLEGPVKAGRFGDAIHELPASLEAALGSVTDAASAMLDQLRKASPDGITVEFGVDLSFAAGAVITKSSASGHLRVSMAWEKQSRPPSVRQED from the coding sequence GTGACCCATCTGGCTCGGATTTCCCTGGCGGACGGCGGCTCCCTGCTGGTCGAGGCTCCGGCGAGCTTGGAAGGGCCGGTGAAGGCGGGTCGCTTCGGCGACGCGATCCACGAGCTCCCCGCCAGCCTGGAAGCGGCGCTGGGCTCGGTGACGGACGCGGCGAGCGCCATGCTCGACCAACTGCGCAAGGCAAGCCCTGACGGGATCACCGTGGAGTTCGGCGTCGACCTCTCGTTCGCGGCCGGGGCGGTGATCACGAAGAGCAGCGCCAGTGGCCACCTGCGCGTGTCCATGGCCTGGGAGAAGCAGAGCCGCCCCCCGTCGGTCCGACAAGAGGATTGA
- a CDS encoding immunity 49 family protein: protein MQIERHHVGQAAVSAAREDFTNRIGGQVRSMSRAGRMTTCEWQSIAEEFLDYLGALSVETPDLNTPEAKAALKDACEAAAGAVAYAAYHPHCSFQVFLDYVNFGMSYDPGEDAPAESVTPGEWTDALCLVLLRDKVQWHGEAFHFARDKFAAHAEGTPSGELATALMAVVLDDTGDDEEYPPSTRAKLAAVDAALDRIRSRAEETGEPLLDRPDSAALHALRALVLEDRQAFDAALADLLARHAALQGPAASPSTLLPLVPLALTALAYRTLGWAPAVHTGYLPHALITGFEARGPRVGGFGLDRRPDAVAALAAGPLVVERPACERDGIPQVEAMYEEHLRKAFTAVDGKPLAVWRLGSTLGDQARLFKWRAGNPGEVTDAQFATLRLASQMGAALFRIALAEPGTEVEVTVAGRTLRYPAERGEAIGAGNWQTAVAFALIAGVREDLAPLVLTGPTFVRPDGSAFAAYREALHAYLKGAEPEEAAQRALQEAEKAKDWGFAMPPAVLLSQLVEGDEESFNLALADALEAHRAYYQVADRADDPDASVNLDVLALACHARRRGWAIRVDSPYLPQDLLQAAEPF, encoded by the coding sequence GTGCAGATAGAGCGTCATCACGTCGGCCAGGCCGCGGTGTCGGCTGCCCGGGAGGACTTCACGAACCGGATCGGCGGCCAAGTGCGGTCCATGTCGCGGGCGGGCCGGATGACCACCTGTGAATGGCAGTCCATCGCCGAGGAGTTCCTCGACTACTTGGGCGCCCTCTCCGTCGAGACGCCCGACCTCAACACCCCGGAGGCCAAGGCCGCCCTCAAGGACGCCTGCGAGGCCGCGGCCGGCGCCGTCGCCTACGCCGCCTACCACCCACACTGCAGCTTCCAGGTCTTCCTGGATTACGTGAACTTCGGCATGAGCTATGACCCGGGTGAGGATGCCCCCGCGGAGAGCGTCACGCCGGGAGAGTGGACCGACGCGCTGTGTCTGGTACTGCTGCGCGACAAGGTGCAGTGGCACGGCGAGGCCTTCCACTTCGCCCGGGACAAGTTCGCCGCACACGCCGAGGGCACGCCCTCCGGCGAGCTCGCCACCGCACTGATGGCCGTGGTCCTGGACGACACCGGCGACGACGAGGAGTACCCGCCGAGCACGCGGGCCAAGCTCGCCGCCGTCGACGCCGCCCTGGACCGCATCCGTTCCCGCGCTGAGGAAACCGGCGAGCCGCTCCTGGACCGGCCGGACAGCGCGGCCCTCCACGCGTTGCGCGCCCTGGTCCTCGAGGACCGGCAGGCTTTCGATGCCGCACTCGCCGATCTTCTGGCCCGGCACGCCGCCCTGCAGGGGCCCGCGGCCTCGCCGAGTACTCTGCTCCCGCTCGTCCCCCTCGCCCTCACCGCGCTCGCGTACCGGACCCTGGGATGGGCGCCGGCCGTCCACACCGGTTACCTCCCGCACGCGCTGATCACCGGCTTCGAGGCCCGGGGGCCCCGGGTGGGAGGGTTCGGCCTGGATCGGCGGCCGGACGCAGTCGCCGCGCTTGCCGCGGGCCCGCTGGTGGTGGAACGGCCGGCCTGCGAGCGGGATGGGATCCCGCAGGTCGAGGCCATGTACGAGGAACATCTCCGGAAGGCATTTACCGCCGTCGACGGAAAGCCCCTTGCTGTCTGGCGTCTGGGCAGCACCCTGGGCGATCAGGCACGCCTGTTCAAGTGGCGGGCGGGGAACCCCGGCGAGGTGACGGATGCCCAGTTCGCAACTCTTCGGCTGGCCTCTCAGATGGGGGCGGCGCTGTTCCGCATCGCGCTGGCGGAGCCGGGCACCGAGGTCGAGGTGACCGTTGCCGGGCGCACACTGCGCTACCCGGCCGAGCGCGGCGAAGCGATCGGGGCCGGGAACTGGCAGACGGCCGTCGCCTTCGCCCTGATCGCCGGCGTACGCGAGGACCTCGCCCCGCTGGTCCTCACCGGTCCCACCTTCGTCCGCCCGGACGGCTCCGCCTTCGCCGCGTACCGCGAGGCCCTCCACGCCTACCTGAAGGGCGCCGAGCCCGAAGAGGCCGCGCAGCGGGCACTACAGGAGGCAGAGAAGGCGAAGGACTGGGGCTTCGCGATGCCGCCGGCCGTGCTGCTGTCACAGCTCGTGGAGGGCGACGAGGAAAGCTTCAACCTCGCCCTGGCCGACGCCCTCGAAGCCCACCGCGCCTACTACCAGGTCGCCGACCGCGCCGACGACCCGGACGCTTCCGTCAACCTGGACGTCCTCGCCCTGGCCTGCCACGCCCGCCGCCGCGGCTGGGCCATCCGCGTGGACTCCCCCTACCTGCCGCAAGATCTCCTGCAGGCGGCCGAACCCTTCTAG
- a CDS encoding HopJ type III effector protein: MTDLDSLRASLSSGEHEFADTLAFIAAHYEYQPQAFRNGELENAAGENEGSCKTLGLALLEGLSDQEALLAFGEHYRSVLATPNGTDHGNIRNLMAHGLAGVSFAGQPLARKS, from the coding sequence ATGACTGATCTCGACTCGCTGCGTGCAAGCCTCTCGTCAGGCGAGCACGAGTTCGCCGATACCTTGGCCTTCATCGCCGCGCACTACGAGTACCAGCCGCAAGCGTTCCGCAACGGGGAACTGGAAAATGCCGCGGGCGAGAACGAGGGTTCCTGCAAGACGCTGGGACTGGCCCTGCTGGAAGGGCTGAGCGACCAAGAGGCGCTGCTGGCGTTCGGTGAGCACTACCGCAGTGTGCTGGCGACGCCGAACGGCACCGATCACGGCAACATCCGCAACCTCATGGCCCACGGCCTGGCAGGGGTGAGCTTCGCCGGACAACCGTTGGCCCGCAAGAGCTGA
- a CDS encoding DUF4246 domain-containing protein, which translates to MTGLSAFPLPFQSSSSPAFATPRTLRELQMMQCSAQLRAKPAWFDKMNDAEIAARWTREAVAQGLTEAQVRYVLAELGYYAALRDGRTGIEVSAVDGVWQSDSLVDEQLRTRLREAVRVLEEVPEAERDWHPGSAGKVLDLVHPSLFCLVRDVSGGPERAWQNPTKHYAKYEFSERFQWLPTDVDVSDDGAVTFRSYVNNVHPETHHALATVLPDVFARLRPLFENVLTDLRHPRPPRIEADPYGWYDSEPEYPVHSSFSDKAAYTDARAAWEEAYEAWFEDRRPIVPDAPDFTPPALPDASARVDLRGRRLQVIVKLATVHLTPDEPEYPGGSWHVEGMLNERIVSTGIYYWDSENITESRLGFRAALDDPHYEQNDDTGVREVYGLEDEAALNQVLGSVATPAGRCLAFPNVLQHRVDGFRLADPARPGHRKILAFFLVDPAEQIVSTSDVPPQQPWSDTSTMTLEQAKAYREELMQERKFFVDEHNEQLYEREFSLCEH; encoded by the coding sequence GTGACCGGCCTGTCCGCCTTCCCGCTGCCCTTCCAAAGCTCCAGCTCCCCGGCGTTCGCGACGCCCCGGACGCTGCGGGAACTGCAGATGATGCAGTGCAGCGCGCAGCTGCGCGCGAAGCCCGCGTGGTTCGACAAGATGAACGACGCCGAAATCGCCGCCAGGTGGACGCGGGAGGCGGTGGCGCAGGGCCTGACCGAAGCGCAAGTGCGGTACGTGCTCGCCGAGTTGGGGTACTACGCCGCGCTCCGGGACGGGCGGACCGGCATCGAGGTGTCCGCGGTGGACGGGGTCTGGCAGTCGGACTCCCTCGTCGACGAGCAGCTCAGGACCCGGCTGCGCGAGGCGGTCCGGGTCCTGGAAGAGGTCCCCGAAGCGGAGCGGGACTGGCATCCCGGATCCGCCGGCAAGGTGCTGGACCTCGTGCATCCCTCACTGTTCTGCCTGGTGAGGGACGTGAGCGGAGGCCCCGAGCGAGCCTGGCAGAACCCGACGAAGCACTATGCGAAGTACGAGTTCTCGGAGAGGTTCCAGTGGCTGCCCACCGACGTCGACGTCAGTGACGACGGCGCCGTCACCTTCCGCTCGTACGTCAACAACGTCCACCCCGAGACGCATCACGCACTGGCCACCGTCCTTCCCGACGTGTTCGCGCGCCTGCGCCCGCTGTTCGAGAACGTGCTCACCGATCTGCGGCACCCCCGGCCCCCGCGGATCGAGGCCGATCCCTACGGCTGGTACGACTCGGAGCCGGAGTATCCGGTCCATTCGTCCTTCAGTGACAAGGCGGCCTACACGGACGCCCGCGCCGCATGGGAAGAGGCCTATGAGGCCTGGTTCGAGGACCGCCGCCCGATCGTCCCGGACGCCCCGGACTTCACCCCGCCCGCACTGCCCGACGCGTCCGCCCGGGTCGACCTCCGCGGCCGCCGGCTCCAGGTCATCGTCAAGCTGGCCACCGTCCACCTCACCCCGGACGAGCCCGAGTACCCCGGCGGTTCCTGGCACGTCGAGGGCATGCTGAACGAGCGGATCGTCTCGACCGGCATCTACTACTGGGACAGCGAGAACATCACCGAGAGCCGGCTGGGGTTCCGGGCCGCACTCGACGACCCGCACTACGAACAGAACGACGACACCGGGGTGCGCGAGGTCTACGGCCTGGAGGACGAAGCCGCGCTGAACCAGGTGCTGGGCTCGGTAGCGACCCCGGCGGGCCGCTGCCTGGCGTTCCCCAACGTCCTGCAGCACCGCGTGGACGGGTTCCGCCTCGCGGACCCCGCCCGCCCGGGGCACCGGAAGATCCTCGCGTTCTTCCTGGTCGACCCGGCGGAACAGATCGTCTCGACCTCCGACGTGCCGCCGCAGCAACCCTGGTCCGACACCTCGACCATGACGCTCGAACAGGCCAAGGCGTACCGCGAAGAACTCATGCAGGAAAGGAAGTTCTTCGTCGACGAACACAACGAGCAGCTCTACGAACGGGAATTCTCCCTCTGCGAGCACTGA
- a CDS encoding ASCH domain-containing protein, which produces MGDSTSWQQHSTATQTLYFHRDYLDAVRAERKTTTIRFRDPVETGSVSLVFELDDEVALSGVVTQVTAMTVAELSESDARADGFRDLAELHDKLRFHYPQIQPTDTIAIVHFQLVK; this is translated from the coding sequence ATGGGCGACAGCACTTCATGGCAGCAGCACTCAACGGCGACGCAGACCTTGTACTTCCATCGTGACTATCTCGATGCGGTACGCGCCGAACGGAAGACGACCACGATACGTTTCCGTGACCCGGTGGAGACGGGCTCGGTGAGCCTGGTGTTCGAGTTGGACGACGAGGTGGCACTATCGGGTGTCGTCACGCAGGTCACTGCTATGACAGTTGCCGAGCTGAGCGAGTCGGACGCCCGGGCGGACGGTTTCCGTGATCTCGCCGAGCTGCACGACAAACTGCGGTTTCACTACCCTCAGATCCAGCCGACCGACACCATCGCCATCGTGCACTTCCAATTGGTGAAATGA
- a CDS encoding GNAT family N-acetyltransferase: MTDHRGVVIVRWPDQAPAIEDDLAALLAAYHVRTQAEKGESVADVDGLPDRYGAEISDPRSAFAGDVVLVALLGESAAGCLVVTAPSNGRSEIKRLWTNPEFRGRGIASALLGAALAHAVGNGVDTVRLSVWEWRTGAIALYERFGFTVTGSWDERAQLVCMQRAA, encoded by the coding sequence ATGACTGATCACCGTGGGGTTGTCATCGTCCGCTGGCCGGACCAGGCCCCTGCGATCGAGGACGACCTGGCCGCGCTGCTGGCGGCCTACCACGTGCGGACGCAGGCCGAGAAGGGCGAATCCGTGGCCGATGTGGACGGGCTGCCGGACCGCTACGGGGCGGAGATCTCTGACCCGCGGTCTGCATTTGCCGGTGATGTCGTGCTGGTGGCCCTCTTGGGGGAATCCGCTGCGGGCTGCCTGGTGGTGACCGCCCCCTCCAATGGTCGGTCGGAGATCAAGAGGCTCTGGACGAACCCTGAGTTCCGTGGTCGGGGCATCGCATCCGCCCTGCTCGGCGCCGCCCTTGCGCATGCCGTGGGAAACGGCGTGGACACCGTGCGGCTCTCGGTGTGGGAGTGGCGGACCGGAGCCATCGCCCTGTACGAACGGTTCGGCTTCACCGTTACCGGGTCATGGGACGAGAGGGCTCAGCTGGTGTGCATGCAGCGGGCTGCCTGA
- a CDS encoding DUF4839 domain-containing protein, translating into MADEIKYEYKTVQTVRGTDNLVISKMQKEDWELVEQAQGRLRSTLTFRRPKKPQPWLLIGAVAAVLVILAIVIGVGTALSDGGGKKDGAGKPTTAASAKPSSATTPTAAESAASEVITPQNDPEFAALLKADSCDEANSGFATRHKGQTVAFDGSIVNMARHGDYDTRYDFLLGPGDKGPKTELGPAFKYEDVNIGDLKLTGKAIPATVGAGDKFRFVAEVREFNADQCLFFLDPVSTETR; encoded by the coding sequence ATGGCTGACGAGATCAAGTACGAGTACAAGACCGTGCAGACAGTTCGCGGCACCGACAACTTGGTGATCTCGAAGATGCAGAAGGAGGACTGGGAGCTCGTGGAGCAGGCCCAGGGCAGGCTGCGCTCCACCCTCACCTTCCGTCGGCCGAAGAAGCCGCAGCCGTGGCTCCTGATCGGCGCGGTGGCCGCCGTCCTGGTGATCCTCGCCATCGTCATCGGCGTTGGCACTGCACTGAGTGACGGAGGCGGGAAGAAGGACGGGGCCGGCAAGCCGACGACCGCTGCGAGCGCGAAGCCTTCGTCTGCGACGACTCCGACTGCGGCCGAGTCGGCTGCCAGCGAGGTGATCACGCCTCAGAACGACCCGGAGTTCGCGGCGCTGCTGAAGGCGGACTCATGCGACGAGGCGAACTCGGGCTTCGCGACCAGACACAAGGGCCAGACGGTCGCGTTCGACGGCTCGATCGTCAATATGGCGCGCCACGGTGACTACGACACGCGCTACGACTTCCTCCTGGGCCCGGGCGACAAGGGGCCGAAGACGGAACTCGGGCCGGCCTTCAAGTACGAGGACGTCAACATCGGCGACCTGAAACTGACCGGCAAGGCGATCCCCGCCACCGTGGGCGCAGGCGATAAGTTCCGCTTCGTAGCCGAGGTGCGCGAATTCAACGCGGACCAGTGCCTCTTCTTCCTCGACCCCGTGTCGACAGAAACCCGGTAG